Within the Desulforegula conservatrix Mb1Pa genome, the region CATACATCTCGCCCCAGTTAAACTTCAAAAAAAATTTATCTAAAGTATAAGTTCCTCTTAGTGCTAGTGTACCAATAAAGAAAGGGATTGAGGTTTCTATACCTCGAATAATCCATTTCCAATTAGGAGGGCTACTAAAAGCTTGTCTCCAGTCAAGATTACTTAGAATGATTATAGCAATAATCAATCCACTTCCAACCCCAATACTCCAACCAGCAAACACAGTTATAAGAGTTCTGGATTCAGGAATCGTTACCATGATTATTATTACCGCATATACCCATGCCCCAGACCTCATAAATAGAACCATAGTGGCGTGGAGAGGATACTGAAGAGCTATTAATAGTCTGGTCGTTTCTTGAGATAGATGTTCAAGAGTCAATATTAAAAAAAACCATTTAAAATACTGCCAATCAATGATTTTGTATATAAATATAGAAGAGAGAATAGGAATAGCTATTATGTATGAAAATAAATAAAATAAAGATTGATCACGTATAATAGCTGGCCAACAAACTTTTGATTGGCCAATTATCTCTCTATTTGCATAAGTATAAAAATCCAAGCCAATAAAATATAATGCATAGTTAACCGAAGCAGAGAATATACCCCAAAGTCCAATTTCCTCTGGTAAAAGTCTTTTAGCTAAATACACCAAAAGAAAA harbors:
- a CDS encoding lipopolysaccharide biosynthesis protein, which codes for MNLKTSLLNSLLRAITLASKLFLLVYLAKRLLPEEIGLWGIFSASVNYALYFIGLDFYTYANREIIGQSKVCWPAIIRDQSLFYLFSYIIAIPILSSIFIYKIIDWQYFKWFFLILTLEHLSQETTRLLIALQYPLHATMVLFMRSGAWVYAVIIIMVTIPESRTLITVFAGWSIGVGSGLIIAIIILSNLDWRQAFSSPPNWKWIIRGIETSIPFFIGTLALRGTYTLDKFFLKFNWGEMYVGIYSFYLSITTSLQYLIDAAVLFIYFPKVISFYKNDQLDSYRSYLRKMSYQICILVSLFIFALGLLIWPMLSYINKASYNEHIGVFWLLLLSNGLIALASSAHLSLYSIGQDRIILTANLLSFFISLIAFSIFIPIFGAEGAAFSILISSSYLFFYKKYKCNKLF